From a single Coregonus clupeaformis isolate EN_2021a unplaced genomic scaffold, ASM2061545v1 scaf0005, whole genome shotgun sequence genomic region:
- the LOC121578577 gene encoding HIG1 domain family member 1A, mitochondrial-like — protein MSNKNVSSYDDENDSKCMRKAKESPFVPIGMAGCAAVVAFGLWSLKSRGNTKMSVHLIHMRVGAQGFIVGAMTLGKS, from the exons ATGTCCAACAAAAATGTGTCATCATATGATGATGAGAATGATTCAAAATGTATGAGGAAAGCGAAGGAGTCGCCATTTGTCCCAATAG GCATGGCAGGATGTGCTGCAGTGGTAGCCTTTGGTCTGTGGAGTCTCAAGTCGCGGGGGAACACAAAGATGTCAGTCCACCTCATCCACATGCGTGTTGGAGCTCAAGGCTTTATAGTAGGCGCAATGACATTAGGTAAATCCTAA